Within Colletotrichum destructivum chromosome 11, complete sequence, the genomic segment CGGACTCGAAGCTGGGAGTCTGTCAGTTTGTTCAAAACCCCCCGCGGATCAACCAAACCGCCCGGCTGAATGCCACCTttgttgtcgagggcgagaacAGCAGCAAATTTCATCCCATCGGCCGCTTGAGAACCCTATCTGGGGCTGGATCATGGTCAATAATCTGGACAAGTCACTGCTAATCTTCAATGCCGAGGGACTTTTCGTCCGTGAGTTTTGCCTGCTTCCTGACTCTCACTCAGTCGCAGCaccctcaccgccgcccgaaGTCCACGGTGGGAAACCAACGACCAGAAGTCTTATCGCCCTGGTCGAGAACCTCCTCTCGTTTCCATATGCTCTGGGAATGCTCACTATGCTTGAGGCGGCCTACCAGGACACCAGCTCGAACACGGCCGAATACGCAGACTTTCTCCCTGCAGGATTCGGTCGCGCTCTTTGTCTCGCCGACTTTGGCTGCTCCATCGAGCTGGCACATCCGCCCCTCGAGAATCAAAGTAAACAATACCCCCAACCTCCCGAGATGGCCCTCGAGTCGTACAAGTTTCCCGTCGGTCTCGGAAACGCCGACGCGGGCTTCAATGGGCTCGCGGGCTATTTCAACACGATTCGTGATCTGCAGATGAAGGATATATACAGTGCCTTCGGTGACGAGCGGAGCCCTGACTCGGACGCGCCCGGTCCTCACGCCAACCCGGTACTCAGATCTCCACCGTCACCTCTCGAGCTTACTCCGTATCACATCTCTGCTCTGGACACTGTGGTTGGCTTCTTTGCCGCCGCACACCAGGCCAAGTTGCAGCTTCGTGGTGTGATACTTGACCCCATGCGATCCCTGCACCTGTACACAGGCGGCCTCTTTCCAATGAAAGAGGTTGCCCTGCCTCGCTGGGCTGTCGGTTCTGCCATGAAAGAAATGCAcgctttcttcttcgccggaCCCATATTGGTTCCGCACCTTCCACCGCCGAATGATATGCGGGCCACCACAACCACAGCAAACACAACAGCCCCTTCTTCGGAAGCGGACCAGCTGCCATTGAACAGGAGCTCCATGGTCGAGATGCCCGTGTCCGGTCTTGAAGATTGGAGTTGGTGGCAAGCTCGCGCTACTGCTGTCcccagcagcggcggtggtccGCCGGTCGATGAAGTCAGTTGGAGCAAGTATCCTGTCCCGGCCGAGGAAGGGATCCTGAATCTCTCAAAGGGGGGGCATGACAGCGAGTTTGTTGAGGGCTACTTCATCATGACCAGAAGCCTGAAGGAGGCAGCTACTGGTGAGAAATAGCTTAATCGGCATTTCAGAGCCCGTTGAAGGCTGGGAGCGTACTTGTTCAATTCGACCGTGAAGATGTAATTTTGGTTTTATTCTAGTTGGCCTATCGATCCGGTTCTGAGAACTTGTTGCCAGCTCTTCTCCGCAGACGATATTCTGAAATCTTGACTTTTGCGATGAAGCGTTCAACACCcggttggtgttgttgttgttgttccaTACCGCAGTGTATCATGGAATGAGTGATGCCTTCCGCCGACACCGCCATCAACTCCGCCTCATCCGCAAAGACGGTCGAGACGTCCGCAATCTTACAAAGCCACTGACCGGCAGTCAAAGGATCTACTCTCTTCATTTCCGAACATGAGGGGAGAATTACGGCATTGGGTTTGCAGCCGCCGGCGGAATCATTTTTGAAATGCCTACACTCAGCATCTCCGATGATTGCTAAGCCAAGCAGCCCATGGCCTCGCTTTCGCATCATGGCCCTCGCCAAGCTTTAACGGGCGTTCTGATGTGGAGAGAAACAATAAACTTTGTCAAGTCCGCACGAGCGTGCAGTGCATCCCCGCAACGTCCGCACGCACAAGCATGTCAAAGCCCTAAGTCCGCCATAGCATGGGGGGCCGCATTTCGAATGCAAACGTGTACACTGTTGCGACCGTGTATTCTGTACTGCCCCGTCAACTCTGTTTACTAATGCATAGAGACGTGTTTCGGGCCGCAGTCCAGTGTCCTTACTCATTCCATCTTAGTCACACTTGAACACCTTGTTACAGGATCTTGTCCCCCTGTgagatgttgatgttgtctGCACCAAAACTCGTACTTGTGTAACCCCATCAAGGTTCGGACGAATATACGAATAACATTACAAATCTAAcaggagggggagggggttaTCATCGTCTGATGATATGCACACTCTAATCGAAAGTGAGGATTCTGTGAGTATATAAAGATAGCAAAAGGCGGACTCTCCAAGTATATTCGCTTCATTATCCAGTCAAGCAGCCAACTCTCCTTCCAACTTAATCAAAGAAAACCACATCGCTAACACCACAATTGCCTAATCACCACAATCGCAAAAATGTCCAACGTCCCCTCACCATCGGAGCCTTGGTCGCTAAAGGGCAAGACCGCCGTTATTACTGGCGGGTCTCGCGGAATCGGCAGCGGCATTGCCGTTCATTTTGCCCGCAAGGGTCTAAGCAACCTTGCCATTACGTACGTTGCCAACGAAGCCGCTGCCAACAAGACGCTAGAGAAGTGCCGCAAGCTAGGAGTCAAAAACGCCATCACTATCCAGGCGGACGTTACAGATACTGCAGTTGGGCCTAAGATCATTAAGGAGGCTGTAAGCAGACTTAGCGTGACTACGATTgacatcctcgtcaacaacgccaTCCTTGGAGACGTCAGCAGGACTGTAGACCTCAAGaccctcgaggccaagaacTTTAACGAAATCATGGTCGGCAACGTCTACTCGCCTGTCAGCCTTACAGTCGCCTTTATGGAATTCGCACCAAAGTACGGAGGACGCGTTATCAACATCTCAAGCACAGCCAGCAAGACTGGCAATCCTGAGTTCATTATGACCTACGGTGCCACTAAGGCTGCGCTTGATAGCTACACGCGGTCTTTTGCGGACACATTTGCCTCTAGCACAGGTATTACCTTTAACAGCGTGTCTGTTGGACCGACGGAGACAGACGCGCTGGCTGCAGCAAAGGACATGCTCCCAGGgttcgtcgaggagcagatTAAAAGCATATCTGCAGCTCCCCGCTTTGGAACCACCGACGATGTTGCGTACATCGTTGGGTTCCTGGCGAGTGAGGAGGGACGATGGGTAAACGGTGCCGCGGTCAGCGCCAACGGAGGACACAGATTGACTCTTGCTCTGTTTGGCTGAATAGAACCTAATTCCGGGGCTAGTCAACCGGCGAATTAGAGTCTCATTGAGTAGATAGATAACAAGAGTCGTTGTTTTCTTCCTGTTTTAACACTATAGTTGTATGCAGATCTTAGTTAACATTCTGTCTCTTTAAACGTATAGAAAAATATAAACTTTAATTAATTATGTTTGCAAGTGACTAGGCAATAGTGCTTAACTGTAAGGTTTTAGTAAAGCGCGTAAATAGAGCTAAATTAAGCATTAAAACTACTGTCTATTCTTTTATAGAAACTATCTCTTTAATGTTCCTTAAATAACTCTATAAGTTTAGTATAGTTAGGCTTAAACTACTGCTTAGATATAAGGTTAAAGTTAACTTTTTTAAACTCTATATATAATTACctataatatataaaataaGTAAGTAAAATAGATAAGTAAGTAAGATATAAAACTATAACTATAATATATTAATGCAACTAACGTAGTTTACAAGCAAGTAAGCTATACAAGTAAGTAAGCTACTTTTTATCGCTAGAAAAAGCTTAGTTTCTAACTATTTATTAAAATTTTAATTTATATTTAAAAAAGGCATAGCTAGAGACTTTATATAACAAGAAGAGTTATAGTTTAAAAAACAATACTATAAAAATTATTATATAACTTTATCCTTTATAACTAATAATAGGATTTTATCTTAAGGGCTAGATAAGAGCTTTTCTATATTTATAAGGGTTAAGGTTACTAAGTAATTTCTATAGTACTATCTTTTAAATTTTAACTCTTATTGTTATATAAAGTCTCTAGCTATGCCTTTTTTAGATAAGAATTAAACTTTTAATAAATAGTTAGAAACTAAGCTTTTTCTAGCAATAAGAAGTAGCTTACTTGCTTGTATAGCTTACTTGCTTGTAAACTACATTACGTCTTATGTCTTTTACTATAATTGTTTAGCGCAGACGCTCTTTTAGACGTATGTTTTAGGTTTAATATTAGACTAATAGATAGATAAGTCTAGATATAAATCCCGGCCCTCCTTAATTAGTTGGGGGCAGGATTTCACCTAGCCGGCGAATAATGCTGTTATTTGTATCACCCTGTAGATCCATCTACCTGCTAACTTCTAAGTGCACTTATCTCCGCTTAATGCTTCTTAGCCCTTCTAGGAATACCGCCTTGCAAACGTCATCATGGATCACTGTCGCAGTGGTGCCACTGATGCCGACATTGTGCTGCCAATGACTTGCAGTCCGGCGCCACTATTGCCGAATGCTATTGGGAAAAAACCAgacgtcttcgtcgtctccttcGAAAATTTGTCGACCAAGGTATTTCGTAATGAGAAGTGATCCTAAATATCGATCCCTGACTCGGGAATCCGATCTACTTCATAAAAGCTTTAACGCACAGCAGTCGGGCCTAAATATTTTACGCAAACAGCCAGTCTTTTTCCACAGATCTAAGGTGCTCGCTACCTATTAATTTAACTTACCCCTTACAATGCATGCACCTTATTTCGCAGTTTTTAGTTAACTTAACTATTCTAGGATAAAGTTGCCTACCTCCCTGTTCTTACTCCGTTAGAAACCGATTACAGATTACCTGCATTTGTTATAATTTATTGTTTTAGCACTGGATTTGCAGTAGCATGGCGAGTAGGTAATAAAGGCTAAAATTGAGATTTGGATCGTTCTGGCCCTCTCTAGTGATTTTGCTTACACCTGCGCCATGGCAGCCCTATTCTGGATGCAGCCATTCCTTGAAGTTGTCTACGCCGAAAGCAAGTAAAGCTTGCGGCTGACTGTTAGCTTAGCTTACCGTTTTACTCTTTCTCTTGCCTTTTCGGCTTTTTCCGTTTCATCCTATTTTGTAATAGAACTAATTCCTAGCAGAACCGGAACAACTGCAAGAAAGACTGCTACTATAAACGCACAGTTCATCCCAGGAGCTGCAATAGGCCTTAGTGTGTGGCTATGGCTACTAGTTTGGTTTTCTCAAGACCTTTATCCTATTCCGGCTTTGAATTATTCTTTAATTCCTATTGCGCCTGATCCAACTAGCTAAAATGGCCTGGTGTAAAACTTAAAGAGCATTAGCTTGCACTCTTGCAGCACCTTATTCTATCAAACCTAAACGTGCACAGACTGAATTTTAGGAACAAAGCTTTTGGCTGCGCTCAAGTCTGCAAACAGCACCGCTAATAGGTGCCCTATACATAGGGAAGCTATACTTTTCTTGATAGGGATCCACAGCAGAGATTGGTGTAAGGCTTACTAAATGTTGTCTGTTAGTAAGTGCACTACCGCTTATAGCAGCAATCCttcccatccatcatccTTACTTATCTTTATATCTTAAACATCTTAATCAAGCGAACTTGCCGAAGTTCAACAACTATATGGCACTCTCAGCGTGTGAATACTGAGATAATCTTTAGACCTGCATATTTCCTAGTTATTTTTCGTTGCTTAGTTTACTATGGTCGCTGTTCGCTTCACTATACTTGTTGTTTGGCTCTACAGGTTTAGTGTAGTCACCAGAGCAGATCAACCCTACTTAGGAATCCCAAGCTGTGCAGTAAGTATGCTAAGGATCTATCAGCTTTAAAAGGCTACTAACTTTACATTAGATAAGTTGTGTTAACCAGGAGATTATTGGTTATTCTAATTGCTCTATCACAAATCAAGACTGTATTTGTCGCGATGCTGTTTTCACAGCTAGTGTGCAGGCATGTGTCTTACAAAATTGCACAGTAAAGGAAGCACTAGGTAACCATTGCACCCTATTTCTGCAAAAAGCTTGAGAAGCTCACTTATACTGTAGTTGCCCAAAACCATACATCAGCAGCCTGTTCTATGCCGATGTCTAAGCCAAATCCTCTACATAAATGGTTTCCAACGGtgctcttcgtcttctcaACTTTCTTCATAATAGGAAGATTGACAAACAAGTGGTTAAGGGTTTCGCCCTGGGGTTGGGATGATACCTGCATTATTATCGCATATGTATGTGCTGACCTAGTCCACTACTCCCTTAACAGAGCTTCTTCTAACTATATTGCAGCCCTTAAATGCAGCTTTCCTTCCAGGAGCTCTTCTTGGTATTTCTATGCGGCGTCTGGACCTAGGTTACGACTGACACTAATTCCTTCATAGCACAGAGAGCCGGCGCAGGGAGGGACATTTGGACTCTCACCTCAGATCAAATCACAGAGCTTCTATTGGTACATTGGACATCCCTTGAGACCTTCAGTAAGCTGACCTATGGTAGATTGTATTCATTTTTGGAGTACTATACTTCATGAGCCTTGCTTTCATCAAAACCTCGATCGTCTTTTTATATCTTCGGATTTTCCCTGATGAGAAATTTCGAAAGCTGCTGTGGCTCACACAAGTATTTAATCTGATGCTTCTGATATCGTTTCTTGCTGGTCAACTTACTCTCTGCCAACCCTTGAAGTTTGTTTGGCTAGGCTGGGCTAAGGAGATTGAAGGTTACTGCTTTAACCGTAATGCATTTATTATTTGGCATGGTGCTATTAACCTTGCTTTGGATTTATGGATGCTGGTGTTACCTTTAACGCAACTCTACGGCTTACGTATGCAACTTAAAAAGAAGTTGGGTATTATACTCATGTTTAGTATTGGAATATTGTAAGTAAGACTTACGGTTTTTGCTTTAGTGTCTCTAAGTGTGTTACTAATTACAGGCAGTCTTACAGCAGTAAGTGCTTATCGGATCAAAGCGCTATTAGTATTTGCAACATCTCTAAATTTTTCTGGTTTGTTTCTAACCAGCTCTCCGCTATACTTATAAACAACTCTAACATAAGCGTTAGCCGACTCCCTCCAGACTTCCTTATGGTCTCACATCGAACTCAGCGTAGGGGTTGTTGTAGCTTGCTTACCAAGCACACAACAGGTTTATTTTAGGTTTTCTCCCGTTATCGTCAAATTTACCCAGAAAATAGGATTTAGTAAATCAAAAGAGATTTCTTAATAAAGTAAGCTAAGCATTAAAGCCAATCTTGGAATCACAATCAGTGAAAACAAACCCTCCACGTAATTCGCTGGAGGCCGGGTATCGTGGTACAGGATGTAGACTGCGACGGCACCATCGAGATACGACGCGTAGTTCCAGTCCTGGAGCTCCTGGATTCTAAGGAGAGCCTTTTTGTAGGCATGCGGGGTCGAACATGGGAACTTCAATTCAGGCTCTTCAACCAAGTTAAGTTGGTTTGCCGCACTGTTACGAAAAACGGCCAAGCCTTTGGAGGGCTGGCCTTGTTCGCTGGGGCTAGCACTACAGGGAAAGACAAGGCTGGTTACTGTTTCTAGGCAGGGGAAATTAGGAAGTAGAACAGGGCATGGAACAAAGGATGTCCTTCCTCTGTTGACTGCTGACGATACCCTCCCGCTGATGGATCCGGGAAGGCGCAGGCTTGTGCGGCTTCGTAGGCTGAAGTGGCTTACTGGCAACCGCGGCGTTGGAGGCGGCCGCCCGGGGCGTGCCTCCCCGCCGTCGCTTCGATCCCCGCGCGGCCGTCCCGGCCCCTAGCCCCACTGTAGTTAGGGACGGAACAAcaggcggccggccgggcgGGCTGTCGTTGGGAAAAGCGGGTCCGGTCCCGAAAAGCAGGGCTGCTCCAGCTGTTCCACGTCTCTACTGGGGACTTCTGCATCGTTTCTAAGAAAAGTCTCAAGTCTAAACTGAAATGCACTATGCAAGACTTTTCTGCATCCATATAGAACTAGACAGTTCCCTTTATAATCCTCTTTACGTTTTTATAAAACTAGAAACTTTTGCCTGGTCTACCTGTACTTTTTAATTGCTTACCCATTGTTTTCAGCGAAATTTCTCAGTCTAACCCCAAATAGACTATGTAATGAGATAGGAGCTGCCGTCCGGACACAATGCACTGCTCCTGCCGCTTGCACAGCTGTTCCTTCTATTAGTGTCTTAGTCTGCAGTTTTCAAGTATGTAACACCAGCCTGTTTAGTGTGCGCTCTCTCTAATCCTAACGGGTACTTGTGGTATGGAGGGAGAGGTAATCCTAGTGTACAAGACCAGGCTCATCTAAACAGGTGGCTGCTTTTATTACCCTTGCATTCTATGTCGCATAGTAGGTCTAGCGTTGCTCGAGAGACTGGCGGCCCCTTTAGTGTAGTAGGCACGGTGAACATGGTACACCCTAACCTAAGCATGGCAAACCGGGGCATGGTTGTAGCTGAactgtaggtaggtagagtGTTGCATGCTTCTAGGCTCCTTAACACCTACACTCCACATCAAGAACTAGGGCTGAGCTGAACAGCTGTTCTTAGGAGAGAGCTTGAATCGAACATCCTTCAGGCAGCCACAACGCTTCCCTGTGTTTCAGCTTGCTACGCAAGCCTCGTTCGCGAGCCCTATTCCTTAAACGGTTCCTACCGGGTTTTAACCAATGATACACGCAGTAGGGATTTATTCTGCTCTTAGTAGGCGTAGGGGGGTAGTATCTTTGGTTCTTGCCTCAGCTGACTGAAAACGTTTAAGGCGTTGCTTGGAATACATATGTAAAAATACCCTCTGCCTTTATGCTTCCTTACGTACCTCTATTTTGATTGAATTGATAGATCCTCTCTACTGTTATTTGGTAACTAAGTGAACTGTTACTGTTCCTACTGCAACACAGCACGGATCCAGTTTGTTAGGGCAACGTCTACCAGCCCTCTTCTTTATTTCTTACTGCAGATAAGCACTTGTTATGGCTGCTTTAGTGGCTGGCCCTCTGCTTACCAAGGTCTTTGGCAAGACTGGGGATGTTGGTGATCTTGTCTAAAGCTTTGATTTTAGCAAAGTAAGTTGCATTATGTGCAGCCCATTCGTTAAATTATCCCTGTGTTTATCTTTATATAAACACAGTATCTTACTTGCATTGTAGATTACTGTTAACAATACTAAGTCTAATGACTTTTTGCACACCAACCTAGCTCCCTCCTTTAGGAAACTTAGCAAGGAGTCCCTTTAGGAGATAGACAACTAGCTTAAGATTATAATTGCTAGCACTATAAAGACCCTAGCTAAGCAGACTGACAAGAGCTGGAATTTGGTTTTGTCTACTATAATGCAGAACAAGCTTATGAAGCCTAACTCTTCTAAGATTGCCTGTATGTTACAGTCggctttctgtagtagtgtctattagcagaagctaaggcaacGATGCTATCaaacagtgctgtaagttgtgctaaaaggattaggtctttagaggatacagtaattagttgtatacttaataaggggcttgtaacgttagttactagtGAAGGGggctaagagtatctaaggggataattacaaagttgattgctaaagagctatagaaggtaatTTATCTATGTAGAATAAATGTCTTTATATCTTTAAGTGTTGTTCTTAAGACTAACATCTTAAAGTTGGTCCTTGTCCTAGGACTAACAATCTAAATGTTAGTCCCTAGCGTAGACTGCTTATTGTCTATTAGTCCTTCTTATCTGCATGTAACCTTCcctagttcttctgttctaAGGAGTCGCCTGTGTAATCCTGTTTCTTATCTATACAAATGCTGTGCTGCCTGCGCCCTACCTAGCCTAGTAGGGCTGCATTACCTGTAGCTTGTTAAGTTGTAACATCTAGCAGCTAGAGGCTTAAAAGACTAGCATAAAAGCAATAGTATGTATAAAGTAAGCAGCAATAGTAGTAATTCTAATATAGAGGGGGCTAGATACTAATAATACTAATCTTTTAGCTAAAGTAGCAGCAGACTAAGTAAGATAGACTACTCTACTAAGTTTTAAAATATAATTAGCAATAGGCTAAAGTATAGTAAAGCTCTTAACCTCTAGGTTTATAGGTTTTATATTATATCCCTAAAGCAGAAGGTAGCAGTTAATATATTTGCTAACCTACTGCTCTACTTTACTGCTATACTAGGCATCCTAAACCTTAAGAGGAAGGGTGTTCCTAATAATACAACTAGTAGAGATAGTAGtagcagtagtagtagcagTAGAAACAGCACTAGGCTAGAACTAGGAAAAGCTGTTGCTAGGGGCGTTAGCAGCCTTAGTTAGTACCTAGTATTTAAGTTTATGCAACAGCTTGCTAGCATTATATAAGGTAGCTAGATCCTAATGCTTAAACACTTCTTTAAGGTAGAGCTAATTAATAGCAACTTAAATAAGATTAGTATTATAGTAATTAAGAGCTTTATTAAGCAGTTTAAGTACTAGCTTGCTAATAGATTGCATACACCCTTTAGTGCTATTATCTGCATAATAGCATATAGTAAGGGCTACTAGCGTAAGGAGAGTAGAAGGCTGTAGGTAATGTAGGAGGCTAGCAGTAGGGTGCTGCAGTACCTTAAGCAGCAGGTAATAATTAAGGCGTTCTAGAAAGCAGCGTAGATAACCCTAATAGCGGTAGAGGTAATAATAGAGAAGCTAATATAGGGTAGCTAGGCTAAGGCGCATAAAGCGCTAACGCTTAACTAGGTTGTTAATATAGCGCTTTTTAAGGGCGCTAGGCAGTTGTTTTTTATAAATAAGGCAAACAGCTAGCTGCAGCTAAAGCCTTAGAGGCTAGCTAAGCTTTGCTAGGGCTCCCTTTAGGATGTAAAACTAAAGAAGTAGTAGTAGGATAGTATGCTTAGGTAGCTAGTAAAGGTAGAGTCCTTTAAGTAGTTGCTGCTTGCTAGCATGCATATCTAAGGGGGGTAGCTTAAGTGTAGACTTAAAATAATAATAGCGTATTACTGCAATACGCAAGATATAGTATAAAACGTCTTTATCTTTAATAAGTAGGTAATAATTATTATAGACTAGAATAAGAACTAAGTAATATAAAGCCTTAGTTGTAAAGTAGCTTAGTTTCTTTCTAACTAACTTAGTAAGATAATAGTAGCATATATTGCGTAGGTGTTACCCTATCCTAAGGAACACAACAAGCTATAGTATAGCTAGTTAAAAGACCCTATCCTAAGGAATACAATAAGCTATAGTATAGCTAGTTAAAAGACCCTATCCTAAGGAATACAATAAGCTATAGTATAGCTAGTTAAAAGACCTTATCCTAAGGAACACAATAAGCTATAGTATAGCTAGTTAAAAGACCCTATCCTAAGGAACACAACAAGCTATAGTATAGCTAGTTAAAAAACCCTATCC encodes:
- a CDS encoding Putative extracellular membrane protein, CFEM: MVAVRFTILVVWLYRFSVVTRADQPYLGIPSCAISCVNQEIIGYSNCSITNQDCICRDAVFTASVQACVLQNCTVKEALVAQNHTSAACSMPMSKPNPLHKWFPTVLFVFSTFFIIGRLTNKWLRVSPWGWDDTCIIIAYPLNAAFLPGALLAQRAGAGRDIWTLTSDQITELLLIVFIFGVLYFMSLAFIKTSIVFLYLRIFPDEKFRKLLWLTQVFNLMLLISFLAGQLTLCQPLKFVWLGWAKEIEGYCFNRNAFIIWHGAINLALDLWMLVLPLTQLYGLRMQLKKKLGIILMFSIGIFLTAVSAYRIKALLVFATSLNFSADSLQTSLWSHIELSVGVVVACLPSTQQVYFRFSPVIVKFTQKIGFSKSKEIS
- a CDS encoding Putative short-chain dehydrogenase/reductase SDR, NAD(P)-binding domain superfamily, translating into MSNVPSPSEPWSLKGKTAVITGGSRGIGSGIAVHFARKGLSNLAITYVANEAAANKTLEKCRKLGVKNAITIQADVTDTAVGPKIIKEAVSRLSVTTIDILVNNAILGDVSRTVDLKTLEAKNFNEIMVGNVYSPVSLTVAFMEFAPKYGGRVINISSTASKTGNPEFIMTYGATKAALDSYTRSFADTFASSTGITFNSVSVGPTETDALAAAKDMLPGFVEEQIKSISAAPRFGTTDDVAYIVGFLASEEGRWVNGAAVSANGGHRLTLALFG